The proteins below are encoded in one region of Shewanella putrefaciens:
- the secA gene encoding preprotein translocase subunit SecA — translation MFGKLLTKVFGSRNDRTLKGLQKVVNQINALEADYEKLTDDELKAKTAEFRERLAAGETLEAIMAEAFATVREASKRVFEMRHFDVQLLGGMVLDSNRIAEMRTGEGKTLTATLPAYLNALTGKGVHVITVNDYLARRDAENNRPLFEFLGLTVGINVAGLGQHEKKAAYNADITYGTNNEFGFDYLRDNMAFSPQERVQRPLHYALIDEVDSILIDEARTPLIISGAAEDSSELYIKINTLIPNLIRQDKEDSEEYVGEGDYSIDEKAKQVHFTERGQEKVENLLIERGMLAEGDSLYSAANISLLHHVNAALRAHTLFERDVDYIVQDGEVIIVDEHTGRTMPGRRWSEGLHQAVEAKEGVHIQNENQTLASITFQNYFRQYEKLAGMTGTADTEAFEFQHIYGLDTVVVPTNRPMVRKDMADLVYLTANEKYQAIIKDIKDCRERGQPVLVGTVSIEQSELLARLMVQEKIPHQVLNAKFHEKEAEIVAQAGRTGAVTIATNMAGRGTDIVLGGNWNMEIDALDNPTPEQKAKIKADWQVRHDAVVAAGGLHILGTERHESRRIDNQLRGRAGRQGDAGSSRFYLSMEDSLMRIFASDRVSGMMKKLGMEEGEAIEHPWVSRAIENAQRKVEARNFDIRKQLLEFDDVANDQRQVVYAQRNELMDAQSIEDTIQNIQDDVIGAVIDQYIPPQSVEELWDVPGLEQRLYQEFMLKLPIQEWLDKEDDLHEESLRERIITSWSDAYKAKEEMVGAQVLRQFEKAVMLQTLDGLWKEHLAAMDHLRQGIHLRGYAQKNPKQEYKRESFELFQQLLTTLKHDVISVLSKVQVQAQSDVEEMEARRREEDAKIQRDYQHAAAESLVGGDAEPEVVAGHTPMVRDGEKVGRNDPCPCGSGRKYKQCHGKLS, via the coding sequence ATGTTTGGTAAATTACTGACAAAAGTATTTGGTAGTCGTAACGACCGTACCCTTAAAGGTTTACAAAAAGTCGTTAATCAGATTAATGCGCTTGAAGCCGATTATGAAAAATTAACCGATGACGAGTTAAAGGCCAAAACCGCCGAGTTTCGTGAGCGTTTAGCCGCAGGTGAAACCCTCGAAGCGATCATGGCCGAGGCATTTGCCACCGTTCGTGAAGCATCGAAGCGTGTGTTCGAAATGCGTCACTTCGATGTGCAGTTGCTCGGTGGCATGGTGCTCGATAGTAACCGTATTGCCGAGATGCGTACCGGTGAAGGTAAAACATTAACTGCAACTTTGCCCGCATACTTAAACGCATTGACGGGCAAAGGTGTGCACGTCATTACCGTAAACGATTATTTGGCACGCCGTGATGCCGAGAATAACCGTCCACTATTTGAATTCCTCGGTTTGACCGTCGGCATCAACGTGGCTGGTCTTGGCCAGCATGAAAAGAAAGCCGCCTATAATGCCGATATCACCTATGGTACCAACAACGAATTCGGCTTTGACTATCTGCGCGATAATATGGCGTTTTCGCCACAAGAGCGTGTTCAACGTCCATTGCATTACGCCCTGATCGACGAAGTCGACTCAATCTTAATCGACGAAGCGCGTACGCCGTTGATTATCTCTGGCGCCGCTGAAGATAGCTCTGAGCTATACATCAAAATCAACACACTGATCCCAAATCTGATTCGCCAAGATAAAGAAGACTCCGAAGAGTATGTGGGTGAAGGTGACTACAGCATCGATGAAAAAGCCAAACAAGTGCATTTTACCGAGCGCGGCCAAGAAAAAGTCGAAAATCTGCTGATCGAGCGTGGCATGTTAGCCGAAGGCGATTCACTCTATTCGGCTGCCAATATTTCGTTATTGCACCATGTCAATGCGGCCCTGCGTGCTCATACGTTATTCGAGCGCGATGTTGACTATATAGTCCAAGATGGCGAAGTGATCATAGTCGATGAGCATACTGGCCGTACTATGCCGGGTCGTCGTTGGTCAGAAGGCTTACATCAAGCCGTTGAAGCCAAAGAAGGCGTACACATTCAAAACGAAAACCAAACATTGGCTTCTATCACCTTCCAGAACTACTTCCGTCAATACGAGAAGCTGGCGGGTATGACAGGTACTGCAGATACTGAAGCGTTCGAATTCCAACACATCTACGGATTAGACACTGTCGTAGTGCCGACAAACCGTCCAATGGTGCGTAAGGATATGGCGGACTTGGTTTACTTAACCGCCAATGAAAAATATCAAGCGATTATCAAAGACATCAAAGATTGTCGTGAACGTGGCCAGCCAGTGTTGGTAGGTACAGTATCCATTGAGCAATCTGAGTTATTAGCTCGTTTGATGGTGCAGGAAAAGATCCCACACCAAGTGCTCAACGCTAAGTTCCACGAAAAAGAAGCGGAAATTGTGGCACAGGCAGGTCGTACTGGTGCCGTGACGATTGCCACTAACATGGCCGGCCGTGGTACTGACATAGTGTTAGGTGGCAACTGGAATATGGAAATCGATGCCCTCGATAATCCAACCCCAGAGCAAAAAGCCAAGATCAAAGCCGATTGGCAAGTGCGCCATGATGCCGTAGTTGCCGCCGGTGGTTTACATATTTTAGGTACCGAGCGCCATGAATCTCGTCGTATCGATAACCAGTTACGTGGTCGTGCAGGTCGCCAAGGTGATGCGGGATCTTCACGTTTCTACCTATCGATGGAAGATAGCTTGATGCGCATCTTCGCCTCGGATCGTGTCTCTGGCATGATGAAAAAATTGGGGATGGAAGAAGGCGAAGCGATCGAACATCCATGGGTGTCCCGTGCTATCGAAAATGCCCAGCGTAAAGTTGAAGCGCGTAACTTCGATATCCGTAAGCAATTACTCGAGTTTGACGATGTGGCCAACGACCAACGCCAGGTTGTATATGCCCAACGTAACGAGCTGATGGATGCACAAAGTATTGAAGATACGATTCAAAACATCCAAGACGATGTGATAGGTGCGGTAATCGACCAGTATATTCCACCACAATCAGTCGAAGAGTTATGGGATGTTCCTGGTCTAGAGCAACGTCTATACCAAGAATTTATGCTCAAATTACCTATCCAAGAATGGCTAGATAAAGAAGACGATCTGCACGAAGAGAGTCTACGTGAGCGTATTATCACCTCTTGGTCAGATGCCTATAAGGCAAAAGAAGAAATGGTTGGCGCGCAAGTATTACGTCAGTTCGAGAAAGCCGTGATGCTACAAACCCTCGATGGCCTGTGGAAAGAACACTTAGCGGCGATGGACCATCTGCGTCAAGGTATCCACCTACGTGGTTACGCACAGAAGAATCCAAAGCAAGAATATAAGCGCGAGTCGTTTGAGCTATTCCAACAATTGCTCACAACCTTAAAGCACGATGTCATCAGTGTGCTGTCAAAAGTACAAGTGCAGGCTCAATCCGATGTCGAAGAGATGGAAGCCCGTCGCCGTGAAGAAGATGCCAAGATCCAACGGGATTACCAACATGCTGCAGCTGAGTCACTCGTCGGTGGTGATGCCGAGCCTGAAGTAGTAGCTGGTCATACTCCAATGGTCCGTGATGGCGAGAAGGTTGGTCGTAATGACCCTTGCCCTTGTGGCTCAGGCCGTAAATATAAACAGTGTCATGGTAAATTGAGTTAA